The Montipora capricornis isolate CH-2021 chromosome 1, ASM3666992v2, whole genome shotgun sequence genome contains a region encoding:
- the LOC138042322 gene encoding juxtaposed with another zinc finger protein 1-like — translation MAAFYRYSCLWHGCGKQCSSLLDLIDHIEVVHIEKDPRVLEQQEAAQPAALPLSYINCFFTDAARNAKQKEQLLNVAEPTTPNPDHSTVKKKRTTPPKISLQTIPNSDTLDGGDEDGNLSDNSDDSWTSDSFANDLVLNAVATDDGEGKRYICPVPGCGKRYKNVNGIKYHAKYGHRKDTNRPPKKAHKCQCGKSYKSPSGLRHHIVTQHSSTPKLSLSQELENVA, via the coding sequence ATGGCCGCATTTTATCGTTATTCTTGTCTTTGGCACGGTTGTGGGAAACAATGTTCATCTTTATTAGACTTAATCGACCACATCGAAGTGGTTCACATTGAAAAAGACCCTAGAGTTCTTGAGCAACAGGAAGCGGCGCAACCCGCCGCTTTGCCTCTCTCATATATCAACTGTTTCTTCACCGATGCTGCACGAAACGCCAAACAGAAGGAGCAACTTTTAAATGTTGCCGAGCCTACCACTCCTAACCCTGACCACAGTACCGTCAAGAAAAAACGTACCACTCCACCTAAAATAAGTCTACAGACAATACCTAACTCTGACACGCTTGACGGAGGCGACGAGGATGGCAATTTGAGCGACAATAGCGACGATTCGTGGACTTCAGATAGTTTTGCCAACGATTTGGTCTTGAACGCTGTTGCTACCGATGATGGCGAGGGGAAACGATATATTTGCCCGGTTCCTGGATGCGGAAAGCGGTACAAGAATGTCAATGGTATAAAGTATCATGCAAAATATGGACACCGAAAGGACACGAACCGTCCGCCTAAGAAAGCCCATAAATGCCAGTGTGGGAAAAGTTATAAAAGCCCAAGTGGCCTTCGACACCACATAGTAACGCAACATTCTTCAACTCCAAAGCTTTCATTGTCCCAGGAACTAGAAAATGTCGCTTGA